A single bacterium DNA region contains:
- the nrdR gene encoding transcriptional regulator NrdR, which produces MRCPRCGHSEDKVIDSRASRNGDVIRRRRVCVSCEHRFTTREEVVKVALHIIKRDGRHEELSREKLINGIARACEKRPVSMEEIETIVDNIITELGNDFEREVTSDIIGEKVMERLEKIDEVAYVRFASVYRRFKDVNQFINAIQGMVTR; this is translated from the coding sequence ATGCGTTGTCCGCGATGCGGTCATAGTGAAGACAAGGTAATCGATAGCCGGGCCTCCCGTAATGGCGACGTCATCCGCCGGCGTCGGGTCTGCGTGAGTTGTGAACACCGGTTCACCACCCGTGAAGAAGTCGTCAAGGTGGCCCTTCACATTATCAAGCGGGATGGCCGCCACGAGGAATTGTCGCGCGAAAAGTTGATCAATGGCATTGCCCGCGCCTGCGAGAAGCGCCCGGTCAGCATGGAGGAGATCGAGACCATCGTCGACAATATCATCACCGAGCTGGGCAATGATTTCGAACGGGAAGTGACGAGTGACATCATCGGCGAAAAGGTGATGGAGCGGCTGGAAAAAATCGACGAGGTCGCCTATGTGCGGTTCGCTTCCGTGTATCGGCGCTTCAAGGATGTAAACCAGTTCATCAACGCCATTCAGGGGATGGTTACGCGCTGA